Within Paeniglutamicibacter psychrophenolicus, the genomic segment CACCGGCGACGTGCGAACGGCTTGTTTTTCGAAAGGCACCCCCCACCATGAGCATTGTCCAGCGCACTTCCCTGCACGCGATCCCCGCCTACAAGCAGGGCGCAACCCCGGGTGCCGGGGAGCAGGCCTTCAAGCTGTCCTCGAACGAGAATCCCTATCCGCCGCTGGGCTCGGTCATCGCCGGCCTTTCATCCGAGCTGGGCACCATCAACCAGTACCCCAACGCCGCGGCCCCCGAGCTGGTCGGCGCCCTGACCGCACGCCTCGGCGTGGAGCCGGAGACCATCGCCCTGGGCGCCGGATCCGTGGAGGTTGCCGGACAGCTGATCCACGCGACCACCAACCCGGGCGACGAGGTCCTCTTCGCCTGGCGCTCCTTCGAGGCCTACCCGATCCTGGCCCACGTGGCCGGGGCAACCCCGGTGATGGTGCCGCTGGACGGGCACGGGGCCCACGACCTTCCCGCCATGGCCGCGGCGATCACCGAGCGCACCGCGCTGGTGTTCATCTGCAACCCCAACAACCCGACCGGCACCGTCGTTGACACCGCCGCGGTGGATGCCTTCATGGCCCAGGTCCCGGCCCGCGTGCTGGTGGTCATCGACGAGGCCTACGTCCACTTCAACACCGACCCGGACTCGGCCATCGGCCTGGACTTCTTCCACCGCTACCCCAACGTCGCGGTGCTGCACACCTTCTCCAAGGCCTATGGTCTGGCCGGGCTGCGCATCGGCTACGCCGTGGCACCACCGGAGGTCGCCGCGAACCTGCGCAAGACCGCCATCCCGTTCGGCGTCACCGCGCTGGCCCAGCGCGCCGCGGTGCTTTCCCTGGAACACGAGGACGAGCTGCAGGTGCGCATCGACGAGCTGGTCGCCGCCCGCGAGTCCCTGCTCGCCGAACTGCGCACCGCCGGAATCAATGCCACCGATTCCCAGGCCAACTTCATCTGGCTTTCCACCGGGGACGCCACCGAAGCCGTGGATGCGGTGCTGCGCGCCGCAGGCGTCTGGGCGCGAGCCTTCCCCGGGGACGGGATCCGGATCTCCATCGGGTCCCCCGAGGCCAACAAGGCCATTGCCAAGACCGTCATCTCGGCGCTGGCCGAAGCCCCCGCGAATGCCTAGGACCGCCATGAACCCCAAGACCGCGAGCCTTAACACCCGCCAGATCACCATGATGGGCCTTGGCGGTGCCATCGGCGCCGGCCTGTTCATCGGTTCCGGGCAGGCCGTTGCGGTGGCCGGCCCGGGCATCATCCTGGCGTTCGCCCTGGCCGGGCTCCTGGTCATCCTGATCATGAACATGCTCGGCGAAATGGCCGCGGCAAACCCCTCCTCCGGCTCCTTCTCCGTATATGCCACCAAGGCCATGGGCCCGAATGCCGGGGCCATCATCGGCTGGCTCTACTGGATCCAGGGCGTCATCGTCATCGCCGCGGAGGCAACGGGCGCCGCGGCGATCATCGGGGGCTGGTTCCCCGGGGTGTCCCAGGGAACCTGGTCGCTTTTCTTCGTGGCGCTGCTGACCGCGGTCAACCTGGCCAATGTGGCACGCTTCGGCCAGTTCGAGTACTGGTTCTCCTTCCTGAAGGTCGCCGCGATCGTGGCGTTCCTGGCCATCGGCGTCGCCATCATCGCCGGGCTGGTGCCCGGGGTGGCGGCCACCGGGCTTTCCAACCTGGTGGCCCACGACGGCTTCCTGCCCAATGGCGTGGTCGGCCTGTGCGCCGGGCTGTTGATGGTCATCTTCGCCTTCGGCGGCATCGAGATCGTGGCCATTGCCGCGGCCGAAAGCGACGACCCGCGCACCTCCATCCGCAAGGCCGTGCGAGGGGTGCTGTTCCGCGTGCTGGTCTTCTATGTGGGCTCGGCCCTGGTGATGGTCTCGGTGCTGCCCTGGTACTCGCCGGAGCTGGCCGCTTCGCCTTTCGTCGCGGTCCTCACCTTCGCGCACATCCCGTGGATCGACTCGATCATGGCCCTGGTGGTGGTGATTGCCCTGCTCTCGGCCATGAACGCGAACATCTATGCCGCCTCGCGCATGTTGCTTTCGCTCTCCGAGCGCAAGATCGCCCCTCGGGTCATCCAGGTGCGCAACCGCAGCAACACCCCGTACGTCGCGGTGACCGCCTCGGTGATCCTGTGCTCGGTCGCGGTGGTCATGAACTACCTGGCCCCTGACTTGGTCATGCCGATGCTGCTCAACGCCGTGGGTTCAACGCTGCTGGTCACCTGGGGATTCATTGCGCTCTCGCAGGTCATCCTGCGCGTGCGTGCCGACAGGGACCCGTCCATCCACCTGCCGGTGCGGATGCCGCTCTTCCCGTACCTGTCCATCCTGGCGCTGGTGATGCTCGCGGGCATCGTGGTGCTGGCGCTCTTCGACCCCGCCAGCCGCACACAGCTGATTGCCACGCTGGGGCTCACCGTGGCGATCGGGGTGCTCAACGCCCTGGCCCAGCGCCGTGCCCTGCGCTTGGCGGCTCCCGGGGCCCCCGGAGCCGAGGTTCGGCACGCCGATGCGGCGGATGCGGAGCGTGGGGACCACCGGGTTTCCTGAGCCGCTGGTCGTCCCGGACGCCGGACGGCCACCACCTCCCCTTGGGGAGGTGGCGGCCGTTCGTCGTTGCCCGGGATGCCGCGCCTAGTTCCCCAGTGAGACCTCGACCCAGACCAGCCGGTGGTCGCTGCTGGCCGGCGGCCATCCGGATACCAGGTCTGCACCGTCTTGCCCGGCTGCGGGCCAATAGACCCCCGAGCCGCGCACCGGCAGTGTCGCCGAGGGCAGCACGTAGTCCACCCGCAGCACCCCGGCGCTTCCCTGCCCGAAGTCGGCGGTGCCCGTCACGTTGCGCGTGATCCCGGCAAGCCCCCGCATCGGGTCTCCCGCGGCCTGGGGCACGGCGGGCAGCGGATCAACCAGCAGCGGGTTGCCCAGCAGCGCGCGGATGGCCTCCGGGCTGGATTCCCCGGAGCGGGGATCTGCGTTCAGGTCCCCGAGCACCACGAAGTTGCTGCCCGGGGCCAGCGGGCCGCGATTGCCCGCATCGTCGTAGATGTAGTCCCCTGCCCCGCGGAGGTAGTCGTTGATCATCCTGATCTCGTCGTGGTTGCGTGCCTGGTTGCGCTTTTCGGGACCGTCGAAGACCGGCGGGGTGGGGTGGGCGGCAATCACGTGGACCGTTTGCCCGCCGACCCGAACCGGCACGTCCCACATGGACTTGCTGGGCAGGCGCAGCACGCCGCGGACCAGTTCGTCGTAATGCCGGGTCGGCAGCCGGGAACCGGGCATGTCCTTCCACAGGAACTTCTGGAAGGTGCGCACGTTGGCGGTGTCGATGGGGTACTTCGAATACAGCACCATGCCGTACTGCCCCTCGAAGTCGCCGTAGCCCAGCGCGTCGGCCGGGCCGCCTACGACGCCGTCCCCGTCGAGGTCGGCGCCGCTGGGGATGCCCGTGTTGGAGGGCGCCAGGTACATGTACGGGTAGTCAATGGGTGCCTGTCCGCGCTGGGAACGGGCCAGGTAGTTGTCCCTGAAGCCTTCCGCGGCGGCGCCCTCGGCGTCGTGGTCGAATTCGTTGAGCAGCAGCACGTCCGGGGCGTTGCGCTGCACGATCTCGGCCACGGCCCGCGCATGGGGGTCAACCGGCGTGCCGAGGTCCCTGGCCAGCTGCCCGGGCGCCGGCCGGTTGAGCGAGGCGTTGAAGGTTGCCACCCGCAGCCTTGGCCCCACGGTGTCGAAACCTTCGGGGTAGGGCGCGGTGGCCGCACTGTCGGGGTGCACGATGCTCGTCCTCACTTCGGTCACGGGCCGGGCCTGCGCCGGGACGGCTCCACCGAGGGCCAACGCGGCCACTGCTGCTGCGGCCATGGCCGTACGGATCAGGTAATGCACCATCCCACCCTAGGGGCGGAACCTACCTTGCGGTAGGTCAATAATTTATCCACTCAATGATTTTTCTTCCGGCGGAACCCGGCGGCCCCGCGGGGAGCCGCCCGCAGCGGGCTCAGCGGCGCACGGCCGCGGACCGCCGGTTGGCCTCGAGGACCTCTTCCATGTAGGGGGCGCGCACGGCCGGGGAGATGCGGCAGTCCACCACAAAGACCCCGCTGGCACCGGCAGCGACCCAGTCCCGCAGGCCCGAAAGGTCTTCGAGGGTGCGGACCTTGGTGGCGTTGGCGCCGAGCCCGCGGGCCACGGCGGCGAAGTCGACCTCGGGAATCAGCATGGGCCCCTCGTGCAGCCCGATCGAGCCGTACTGGTGGATTTCGGCCCCGTAGCCGGCATCGTTGTAGATGACGATGATGCCGCTGCGCACCGAGCGGATGACCGATTCCAGGTCCGCCAGGCCCATCAGGAAGCCGCCGTCCCCGCTGGCCAACACGATCGTGGAATCCGGCGCGGCGGCCCCGGCCCCCACTGCGGAGGCCAGGCCCAGGCCGATGCTCTGGTAAGCGGTGCCCACCAGGTGAAGCGCGTGCGGGCCCGGCACCTTCCAGTACATGGGGCCCCAGCCGATGAAGTGTCCGCCGTCCTGCACCACCACGCGATCCGCCGGCATGATCGAATCCAGCGCCCGGGCGACCG encodes:
- the hisC gene encoding histidinol-phosphate transaminase gives rise to the protein MSIVQRTSLHAIPAYKQGATPGAGEQAFKLSSNENPYPPLGSVIAGLSSELGTINQYPNAAAPELVGALTARLGVEPETIALGAGSVEVAGQLIHATTNPGDEVLFAWRSFEAYPILAHVAGATPVMVPLDGHGAHDLPAMAAAITERTALVFICNPNNPTGTVVDTAAVDAFMAQVPARVLVVIDEAYVHFNTDPDSAIGLDFFHRYPNVAVLHTFSKAYGLAGLRIGYAVAPPEVAANLRKTAIPFGVTALAQRAAVLSLEHEDELQVRIDELVAARESLLAELRTAGINATDSQANFIWLSTGDATEAVDAVLRAAGVWARAFPGDGIRISIGSPEANKAIAKTVISALAEAPANA
- a CDS encoding amino acid permease, with the translated sequence MNPKTASLNTRQITMMGLGGAIGAGLFIGSGQAVAVAGPGIILAFALAGLLVILIMNMLGEMAAANPSSGSFSVYATKAMGPNAGAIIGWLYWIQGVIVIAAEATGAAAIIGGWFPGVSQGTWSLFFVALLTAVNLANVARFGQFEYWFSFLKVAAIVAFLAIGVAIIAGLVPGVAATGLSNLVAHDGFLPNGVVGLCAGLLMVIFAFGGIEIVAIAAAESDDPRTSIRKAVRGVLFRVLVFYVGSALVMVSVLPWYSPELAASPFVAVLTFAHIPWIDSIMALVVVIALLSAMNANIYAASRMLLSLSERKIAPRVIQVRNRSNTPYVAVTASVILCSVAVVMNYLAPDLVMPMLLNAVGSTLLVTWGFIALSQVILRVRADRDPSIHLPVRMPLFPYLSILALVMLAGIVVLALFDPASRTQLIATLGLTVAIGVLNALAQRRALRLAAPGAPGAEVRHADAADAERGDHRVS
- a CDS encoding endonuclease/exonuclease/phosphatase family protein is translated as MVHYLIRTAMAAAAVAALALGGAVPAQARPVTEVRTSIVHPDSAATAPYPEGFDTVGPRLRVATFNASLNRPAPGQLARDLGTPVDPHARAVAEIVQRNAPDVLLLNEFDHDAEGAAAEGFRDNYLARSQRGQAPIDYPYMYLAPSNTGIPSGADLDGDGVVGGPADALGYGDFEGQYGMVLYSKYPIDTANVRTFQKFLWKDMPGSRLPTRHYDELVRGVLRLPSKSMWDVPVRVGGQTVHVIAAHPTPPVFDGPEKRNQARNHDEIRMINDYLRGAGDYIYDDAGNRGPLAPGSNFVVLGDLNADPRSGESSPEAIRALLGNPLLVDPLPAVPQAAGDPMRGLAGITRNVTGTADFGQGSAGVLRVDYVLPSATLPVRGSGVYWPAAGQDGADLVSGWPPASSDHRLVWVEVSLGN